The following proteins come from a genomic window of Polyodon spathula isolate WHYD16114869_AA chromosome 44, ASM1765450v1, whole genome shotgun sequence:
- the LOC121305667 gene encoding beta-galactoside alpha-2,6-sialyltransferase 1-like: MGPVVRDVEDDQEGENFIPFILNPLPLSLPFPPLSLQWYNRTDYPIFQQYVQYRLQHPAQPFYILHPRFEWQLWEQIQDNMEESIQRNPPSSGMLGTVLMMSLCDTVHVYEYLPSKRKTDLCHYYQRFHDDACTLGAYHPLLYEKNLVKRMNQGSDRDIYTLGRVTLPGFRSLNCTLGRD; this comes from the exons ATGGGACCAGTGGTCAGAGATGTTGAGGATGACCAAGAGGGTGAAA ACTTCATTCCCTTCATTCTcaatcctctccctctctctctcccgttcccccCTCTGTCTCTGCAGTGGTATAATCGCACGGACTACCCCATCTTCCAGCAGTATGTGCAGTACCGCCTCCAGCACCCTGCCCAGCCCTTCTACATCCTGCACCCTCGCTTTGAGTGGCAGCTGTGGGAGCAAATCCAGGACAACATGGAAGAGTCCATCCAGAGGAACCCGCCCTCCTCTGGAATGCTTG GTACAGTCCTGATGATGTCACTGTGTGACACGGTGCACGTTTACGAGTACCTGCCCTCCAAGCGCAAGACGGACCTGTGCCACTACTACCAGCGTTTCCACGACGACGCCTGCACGCTGGGCGCCTACCACCCTCTGCTGTACGAGAAGAACCTGGTGAAGAGGATGAACCAGGGCAGCGATCGCGACATCTACACCCTGGGGAGAGTCACCCTGCCCGGGTTCAGGAGCCTCAACTGCACCCTGGGGAGGGACTAG
- the cops6 gene encoding COP9 signalosome complex subunit 6, producing the protein MVQEGRAVQVVGALIGKQEGRNIEVMNSFELLSHSVEDRIVIDKEYYYTKEEQFPQQTRVTETKRVDETGHVPNSTLRASRGFEFSAAIINGQATMLFAELTYTLATEEAERIGVDHVARMTSTGSGENSTGEVPFNHEILREANALCHRLPVLSTHKFKTDFYDQCNDVGLMAYLGTITKSCNSMNQFINKFNVLYDRQGIGRRMRGLFF; encoded by the exons ATGGTCCAGGAGGGGAGGGCCGTGCAG GTGGTGGGAGCTCTGATTGGGAAGCAGGAGGGCAGAAACATTGAGGTGATGAATTCCTTCGAGCTGCTCTCTCACAGCGTGGAGGACAGGATCGTCATCGACAAGGAATACTATTATACCAAGGAGGAGCAGT TCCCACAACAGACAAGAGTCACGGAGACAAAAAGAGTGGACGAGACAGGACACGTCCCCAACAGCACTCTGAGAGCCTCTCGGGGG TTTGAGTTCAGTGCTGCCATCATCAACGGA CAGGCCACCATGCTGTTCGCTGAACTCACCTACACCCTGGCCACGGAGGAGGCAGAGCGCATCGGCGTGGATCACGTGGCGCGCATGACGTCTACGGGCAGCGGAGAGAACTCCACCG gtgAGGTCCCGTTTAATCATGAGATCCTGCGGGAGGCGAATGCTCTGTGTCAccggctcccagtcctcagcacTCACAAGTTCAAGACAGACTTCTACGAT CAATGTAATGATGTTGGCCTCATGGCTTATCTGGGAACCATCACCAAGTCCTGTAACAGCATGAACCAGTTCATCAACAAATTCAACGTGCTGTACGACAGGCAGGGGATCGGACGCAGAATGAGGGGGCTGTTCTTCTGA